The Helicobacter sp. 11S03491-1 sequence AAATGGTGTGTTTATAGGTCCTGAGGGTGGGTTTGATGAAGTTGAAAAAAAGTTATTCAAAGATCATATTTGTTATGCAACCCAACAAGTTTTCACGCTTAAAAGTGAATGTGCAGCGTTATTTCTTGCAAGTATTGCTCCTTAGAAACAATCAATATTTAAGGTATAAGGATTGTTTTTGTAATCATAGTTGTCAAACATAAAAAGAAGGTGTTGTGTTTGATTGACTTTTATTTTAGTGCGAAATAAATGAGTAAAAACCTTTTGTGGATACATGGCATTTTTTATGCGCGCAAGCCAATTTTTGTTTTTGACTCCAGATACATTGATACTGACAAGACATTTATTGATAGTTGCCTTGCCAATATTTTGGACATCTACATCGACCAAAAAAGCATCTGCATACACTAAGGGAGAGACTTTATGATAAGAGATGTGGATTTTATAAATTTTTTCTTGCATCAGGTATTGGAGCACAAAAGGCGGAGAAATCAATGTCAAAAAAGATAACAAAAATAAAAAGTTAGATAAAATTTTTTTTGGATAAAACCATAAGCCTAAAGTAAAAATTATTAAAAAAACAATAAATATTCCAAGAAATAGACCTAATTCAAGATAACCCAATCGATGAAAAACCATTAAAAATGAATTTTTTATTTCTTGCATGACGGATCTCTATTATTTTTTTCTACAATGCCACTTAACCCTAACCTTCTTTTGAGTTCTGTTTTGATGAGATCAGGATGAATATTTTTGTAACTTAAACCCACAAGGACATGATAAATCAAATCAGCACATTCATAAATAATCTGCTCTTTGTTATTGTCTTTTAACTCAAAGGTAAGTTCCCCTGCTTCTTCAATAATTTTTTTACAAATA is a genomic window containing:
- a CDS encoding DUF2393 family protein; amino-acid sequence: MQEIKNSFLMVFHRLGYLELGLFLGIFIVFLIIFTLGLWFYPKKILSNFLFLLSFLTLISPPFVLQYLMQEKIYKIHISYHKVSPLVYADAFLVDVDVQNIGKATINKCLVSINVSGVKNKNWLARIKNAMYPQKVFTHLFRTKIKVNQTQHLLFMFDNYDYKNNPYTLNIDCF